CTTTTTGGATGATATCGTAGCGATTAACTTCTTTTTGACTCATGATAATGCGATTGTCCATTTGGTTGATATTAGTGGTTAAACTAATATCATAACCTGCCGGGGCGGACATTTCTACTTCCCGCTATTAGGACATTATCATTTCCTTGTGACAGAACAAAATCCAGGAAATTATTCTGAAGTGCGTCATTGTCTTTTTTTTAATTACAGCATTTTTATGCATAAAAACATAAAAAACGAAGCGTTGCTTCGTCTCTGCCGAACAAATTTCAAAATTCAAAAATATCAATACTACGCTAGTCCTTCAGCTTGCTTTGTATGGATTCCACATCGCTAATCCATTTTTTCACCTGGCCGTCTTCATCGCATTTCGATCCGCATTTCCAAATAGACATCTTGGCGGGAGTATCGAGTTTTTTCTCTTCTATCAGAAACTCCATTCTTTTTGTTATCGTATTCACAGCATCTTTGGGACTATCGAAACAAGTATGCCCTCCCGACCCCATTCTTTCTCTAACTGCCCTGTATCCTAAATAATTATAGCAATCCTCCCCTTTAAGGACTGGGACTCTTTTTCCCCAATTACTTTCCTTTTTGGCAATTGCAATATAGAAAGCAACGACCGTTCTGTCTTTTTCAAAAAGATAAGGCAGCATTTTCTTAATCGGATATCCTTCTACCATATCCGCAACTCTTTTTTCAAATTCATCTTTTTTAATCTTTTCAGAATCTTCAATTATTTGTTCTATATAGCTTACAATATCTTGACTATTTTTAATGTCTTCTCCGCCGAGAACCTGTTCAACCGGAACGGTTGTAATAACTTTATTTGTATCGCCAATAGCCGAAACACCTACTCCCAGATATCGATAAATAAATGTCATCGAAACCATTCCCAGCACAATAGCGCCTACGACTGAAAGATTCCACAATTTGACCAAAGTCATCCTTCTGGCAAAATTTTGGGGAATATCAATAAATCCTTTCTGAATTTCCTTATATTTGTCTGACAGCTTTTTATATAAGAAATCGCTTTCGGAAGCCCTAAACTTTCTATAATCGCCAACTATTCTAGCGCTAACGCCATCAAATAAATTTTCTCCGTTATTTGTTTTTACCTCCCGATTAACCATTTTCTGTTGTTTTGGGGTAATATACAATTTTGAATCTTCAGTAAAAAAAGACTCCGACATTCTCCCGCGAGAAAACAGAGTGGATTTCAGATTTTTGCTTATGTCTTGATATTTTTCATTCAAAACTAAAACTGCTTCGCCTTTATTTTCAGCAAAAACAGAATCAAGAAACATTTTTTTGTCTCCTATTTCACCCATTAAAGACATTATAGCACAAAATTAATAAGCTTGAAATATTAAATTTATATTTCTTTATAGCTGTGTTTTTTAGCCCCATAAGCATACGCTATCCCTGCCGTTATTATCGCAAAAAATGCTAGCACCTGTCCTCTCGTCATTCCAAAAATAAAATCATTTTCCGGTTCTCGCAAAAATTCAACAAAAAACCTGACCATTCCGTAACCCGCTATATACAACAAGAAAAGAGTTCCTGAAAATTTAGTTTTGTTGCGCAGAAACCATAAAATAACAAATAATAACAAACCCTCCAGCAACGCCTCGTATAACTGCGTCGGATGGCGCAAAATTCCGTCGCCAAAATACATTCCCAAAAAACTGTTAGCAGCCTTTCCGTATAATTCTCCATTTAGAAAATTCCCTATTCTTCCAAAGAAATATCCGGCTGGAATGGCCGGAACCACAAAATCCGCCCACCGCCAAAAATTAATTTCATTTTTTCGGCAAAATATAATAGTAGCGATAATAATTCCTATAAGTCCGCCAAAATAACTCATTCCGAATATTCCAATAAAATTTCCGCTTGAATCGAAAGGAGAAATAATGGTTAATGGATTTTTTATATACCAGCCTAGATTGTAAAATAAAACATAACCTAAGCGTCCGCCAGCGATAAGTCCAATAAAAGAATACAGCAAAAAATCGATAATGATAGAATATGGTATTCGGTATTCGGTATTTGGTATTTTATTGAAAATTGAAAATTGAAAATTGAAAATTTTAGACAATCTTTCATCTTTCCTGACTCTATACATTAGCAAACCATAAACAACACAAAAACCAGCTAAATACATCAGTGAATACCAACGAACACTGAAATTGCCGATTAAAAAAGCGATTGGATTAACGAGTTCTGGAAGATGTTGATAAAAAGAAAACATAAACTAAATTTTCTTAAGCGGAGCGAATTTTAAAGCAAGCTTTTTGATTCCGTTTTTTTTGAAAGCGACAGTAATAATATCTCCTTGAATGGAGATAACCACTCCATCGCCAAAATCCGGATGATGGACATGTTCGCCGTCTTTAAATTTTTGAATTATAAATTCTGAATCATGAGCTATTGATTTTTTATTTTTTTCGAAATCCGAATCATAATTCATAATTCTTGATTCATGATTATCCAATAAATGTTCCGGTATTTCGGACAAAAATCTCGACGGCGGATTAATCTGAGTAGAACCGAAAATATTTCTCTGCCTCGTAAAACAAAGATAGGCCTTTTCTTTGGCTCGGGTAATCCCCACATACATCAGCCTTCTTTCTTCTTCCATCTCAATTTGGCTAAGCATACTTCTGGAATGTGGTATTATTCCTTCTTCCAATCCAACAATGAAAACGGTTGAAAATTCAAGACCCTTGGCACTGTGCAAAGTCATAAGATACACCGAGTCTTTAACTTCTTCTCCCTTATCCGCATCTGTCGCCAGCGCCACTTCCTCCAAAAATTCTTCCAATTTCTGTCCATTGGAAATTTCTTCTTTATCATATTTTTGAGCAACCGTAATAAGCTCTTTGACGTTCTCCCATCGCATTTCTCCTTCCATCGTTCCATCCTGAAGATATTTTTCATATCCGCTTTCTGAAAAAACTTTTTGAATAAAGTCGGTTAAATCAATCCTGTCCATCGTTTCTCTCATCCTTCCAATAAACTCACAAAATTTTGAAATATCTTCTAACTTTGAATCTGGGATTTTTTTAATTATTGAGTCTTTCCTGCCTGCCGGCAAGATAGGATTATTAAAATTTGCAAGACGCGTTCCAGCCTGCAATAAGTCCAGTTTATTTTCTTTAGCTATCGCTACCCATTTCTCTATTGTTTTGTCCCCCAATCCTCGCTTCGGCTCATTGATAATCCTCTCCAACGATAGATAATCTTTCGGATTTTTAATAAATCGAAGATAGGAAACGACATCCTTAATTTCTTTTCTCTGATAAAATTTTATTCCGCCGACAATCTTGTACGGTATTGATCTTTTGAGAAATATTTCTTCCAATATCCGGGATTGAGCGTTGGTTCTGTAGAGCACAACAAAATCGCTATATTTTCCCCCGCTGGATTTCAATATTTCTCTGGCTACAAAGTCCGCTTCCTCTACTTCGTCCCCAGCTTCATAGGAAGTGATGAGCTGTCCCCCCTCCTTTTCCGTCCAAAGTTTTTTGTCTTTTCGAAAAACATTTTGAGAAATAACTCCGTAAGCCGCATCAAGAATTACCTGGCTGGAACGATAATTCTGTTCTAAAGAAATTACTTTGGCTTCCGAATAATCTTTTTCAAAATCCAAAATATTATTAATATCCGCCTGACGCCATCCATAAATCGATTGCCAGTCATCGCCCACTACGCATAAATTCCGATATTTTTTCGCCAGAAAATTTACCAAAAGATATTGCGAATGGTTCGTATCCTGATATTCATCCACCAGGACATAATGGAATTGGTTCTGATATTTTTCCAGCACTTCCGGAAATTTCTGAAATATCTTAACCACAAACATAATGAGATCGTCAAAATCCAAAGAATTGTTTTTCTTAAGCTCATTCTGATACTCTGAATATAATCGGGAAACTACTTCTTCGAAATATCCTCCGATGCCCAAAGAAAATTGATGAGGGTCTGCCAAATTATTTTTCGCTTTGCTGATAGCTTCCAGAATCGCCCTTGGATTAAATTGATCCTTGCTAATTTCAAGACGCGCAAACATTTTTTTCATCAGCGACATTTGGTCATGGTCGTCAATGATATTAAAAGATCTTTCGTAACCAAGTTTGTCAATTTCTTTGCGGAGAATTTTAGCGCAAATGCTGTGAAAAGTTCCGACTAATGGCAAGTCATATTTTGAAGGAACACGGTTTTCTTCTGTCAGCAATTTAATAATTCTTTCTTTCATTTCCCCGGCTGATTTATTAGTAAAGGTAACTGCCAAAATATTTCCAGGACGAACTTTTTTTTCTCTAATAAGATACGCCACTTTGTGAGTGAGCGTCCTTGTCTTTCCCGATCCGGCTCCGGCAATAATTAAAATAGGACCATCGGTAATGGTCACAGCCTCGCGTTGTTTTTTATTTAAAGCAGCTAGAATGTCATTCATATAAAAAATATTAAAATAGAGCCGATGCCTGCCATGCATCTGATAGAAGTTTAAAAAATACCGACGCTGCTTCACTGTACTTGCGCAACTGATATTTTTGAAGCGAACACGTAAGTCCTATAAATTGTACCATCATTTGACTTTATGTTCAAAACCTGCTATAATTGAATAGTAAAGAAACGGGTGTCTCCCGTTTTTTGCTTTATTAATCATTAAAAATAAAAAAAATGGAGGAACAAAAAGAAGTGTGCGAATGTCCTGAATGCAAAAAGAGAGCAGAAAAGGAGGCGGCATACAATGAGATGAGCTTGGCCTTCCTATTGGCACTGATGCCAATGTTAGTAGTCACTCTCTTTGGTCAAATAGGACTCTTCTAAAAAAATCTAAGGGGGCCTTACAAAAAACCGGGAATTAGTTCTCGGTTTTTCTTTATTTGCTATCTTTCCTGATTTAATGCTAAATTTATTAAATGAAAAGGATAATGCCAAAACTAGAAAAAATGATCCAAAAAATAGAAGAGTGCCCTAGCAGCCTATGGATCCTGCTTTCTTCTTTTGTCAGCTTGATACTAATCAGAATACTTATTGAAAATTGGGTTACAGGAGAAAATGCCCACAGAAGCTTCTTTATTTTTTATGAATTTTTTGATTCATTTCTTATCGCTTATCTAGTTTCACTTTGGATTATTCACAAGATACTCAAAGTAAGCTTTAAAAAAGCAGCTAACATTCTTATTTGGGGATATTCTGTAATCATAATTCCTCCCCTGGTTGATTATGTAATGTCTCATGGAAAAGGATTCTGGAGTTTTTATACTTTTGACAGCCTAAGCGGACTGATAAAAAGATTCTTCACTTTTTTCGGCGACCGTCCGGACATCGGAATTACCTACGGGGTAAGAGCTGAAATATTAATTGCTGTCTTGCTAATTCTGGTTTATGCCTATTTAAAATCAAAAAGTATTTTAAAATCCGCATTTGTTTCCTTTTTGGTATATGCAACCTTGTTCATTTTAGGAACATTCCCCTCTTGGATTACAATAGCAGTCCAAGGAATATCAATTGGATTTTCGAAGGTGACTGAAATCGATGCGGTTCAGATGTTCTTCTCTCCATTTAGCTTGTTTTCAAAAGACATTTACCAGGTTAATGATGCTCTTATTGTAAAAGTGAATATGATTTATCTCTTAATTATTTCCGCGATAATTCTTCTAGGACTTTTCCGATACCAGAAAGAGCGGTTCTGCTCTTTCCTAAAAAATATCAGATTCCCTCAAGTTTTTTATCACGGAGGACTGCTAATCGCCGGGATCGGAATTGGATTCGCGTTTTCCCAAAAAACAGTACCGATTAATTTTTTCAATGCTCTTGGTTTTCTGGTTGTATTGGACGCTGTTATTCTGTCCTGGCTAGCGTCAGTAGTTGTGAATGATATTTTTGATGAAAAAATAGATACCAAGACCAACTCCTATCGCCCTCTTATAAAGAAGACTTTCTCGCTTTCCGAGTATAAGGCAATGGGATTAATATTTTTCGCTTTTTCTATTTATCTTGCTTCCTTAGTTAATCTTAAAATATCCTTTCTTTTAATTGTCTACCAAGGAATTGCCTGGACTTATTCAGCCTGGCCGATGCGGCTCAAGCGTTTTGCTTTTGTTTCTACTTTTGTAAGTTCGGTTGCTTCTCTTATGATTTTCTTCGCAGGTTATTCGCTTGTTACCGATAGCCAAATTTTCCTTGAAATACCATTCCAAATAATAATTCTCTTGATTATTGCGTATACGCTATCCATTCCGATAAAAGATTTTAAAGATATTGAAGGCGACAAGGGAGACGAGGTTTACACTGTGCCGGTTGTTTTTGGAGAATACTGGGGAAAAATAATAGTGGCCTCGGGAATTCTTCTATCCTTTCTGCTTAGCGTTATCCTCCTTAACGAATTCAGGCTTTTCTGGTGGGCAATTATTCTGGGAGGGGTTTCTTTTTGGCTGGTTGCGAAAATGAGAAAAAGCTCCAGTGAGAGCCTTGTGAATTATAGAAATATTTTTTGGTGGATACTGGGAACGGTTTCAATTTATGGAATAGTTTTGGTTAGAATTGTTTTTTTATAAAAATAATCTCGCCAGTTTTTTCCAATCTTCGATATCTAATTCTTGCGCCCTAGCAGCTCCTAGAATGCCGGCTGTTTTTAATTTCTCTTCCGCTTCTTTTTTGCTCAGATGAAAACTATTGGATAAATTATTATTCAAGGTTTTCCTTTTGGCGCAAAATCCCGCCCGCACAACTCGAAAAAAACTATCTGCATTTTTTCTGTTAATCGGCAAACACTGGCTATCGACTAAAATTTTTATTACTGCGCTATCCACTTCCGGCACCGGATCAAAATTATTTTTATCAACATAGAATAACAGCTCCGGATTGGCATAATACTGAACAGACAACGATAAGATACTGTGATTCCCGGGTTTTGCCGTAATTCTCTCCGCCACTTCTTTTTGCACCATCAGGATCATCTCTCTCGGAGGAAATTCATTTTCCAAAAAAAATCTAATAAGGGGAGAAGTGATATAATACGGGATATTAGCCACTACTTTATATCCCTTGCTTCTCAATTTATGGCTCATTATTCCTTCAATATTCATCCCGAGAATATCTCCTTCCAATATCTTAATTTTCTCATTTTTTTCAAATTTGCTTCTGAGCGCAGATATTAAATCCCTATCGATCTCTACAGCCATAACCTCCTTGCAGACTTTAGCTAGTTCTTCAGTCAGAATTCCTTTTCCCGGTCCGACTTCCACAGCAAAATCTTCCATATTCAAACCGGCTGAATCTACAATTCTTTTAACGACATCTTTATTTTTAAGAAAGTTTTGACCTAATTTACTTGGCATAAAATTTTAATTTAGTATTTGTTCCACCTTAACACCAATTACTCCGGCTCCCAAGGAAGCAATTTTTTCAAAAGCCACTTTGTCCAAATCGATAATTCTTCCTTTTCCTTGCGGACCATAATCATTAATCTGAACTGCTACCGTTTTACCATTTTCCGTGTTGGTAACTTTCGCATATCCGCCTCGAGGAATTGTTGTACTGGCCGCAAACATTCCACCCTTCCAAGCATACCAAGTTCCTTGCCCACTACTTCCCTTTCCTAATTTCATATATGTCCCTTGAACTGAAATTTCCGGAGTTGGATCCTTAGTTCTTTCTTTGGATAACAGCTTTCGGGAAATTTCTTTTCCGTTGTGCGATACTACTTTATATTTATATTCATCGATTCCCTTCACTCCTTTCTGGCTTACTTTTTTTATTCTCCAGCCCAACTTGTCATCCTCAGTAGCTTGCTTTTCGAAATCAACATCTTTTTTTACTATTTCTTCTTTAATATCCACCCTCACTACTTCTATTTTAGCGTCATCCTTAATCGGTGCGCTTGTAGCGGGAATAGTAAAATCATCCTCTCCTAATTTTACATCATTATCCCAAAGCGCCATAGCGACAATATTTCCAAAAGTATTCCCTTTTATTGTTTTTCCATCAGCCAAAATAGAAACATCTTTGTTTTTCTTAATAATAATTTTTGATCCGCTATATATTTTTTTGACTCTTTCAGGAAAAATAAAATCTCCGTTATTTATAATTATTTTTTTATCTCCTAGCAATTCATCTATT
This is a stretch of genomic DNA from Parcubacteria group bacterium. It encodes these proteins:
- the rsmA gene encoding 16S rRNA (adenine(1518)-N(6)/adenine(1519)-N(6))-dimethyltransferase RsmA; translation: MPSKLGQNFLKNKDVVKRIVDSAGLNMEDFAVEVGPGKGILTEELAKVCKEVMAVEIDRDLISALRSKFEKNEKIKILEGDILGMNIEGIMSHKLRSKGYKVVANIPYYITSPLIRFFLENEFPPREMILMVQKEVAERITAKPGNHSILSLSVQYYANPELLFYVDKNNFDPVPEVDSAVIKILVDSQCLPINRKNADSFFRVVRAGFCAKRKTLNNNLSNSFHLSKKEAEEKLKTAGILGAARAQELDIEDWKKLARLFL
- a CDS encoding UbiA family prenyltransferase translates to MKRIMPKLEKMIQKIEECPSSLWILLSSFVSLILIRILIENWVTGENAHRSFFIFYEFFDSFLIAYLVSLWIIHKILKVSFKKAANILIWGYSVIIIPPLVDYVMSHGKGFWSFYTFDSLSGLIKRFFTFFGDRPDIGITYGVRAEILIAVLLILVYAYLKSKSILKSAFVSFLVYATLFILGTFPSWITIAVQGISIGFSKVTEIDAVQMFFSPFSLFSKDIYQVNDALIVKVNMIYLLIISAIILLGLFRYQKERFCSFLKNIRFPQVFYHGGLLIAGIGIGFAFSQKTVPINFFNALGFLVVLDAVILSWLASVVVNDIFDEKIDTKTNSYRPLIKKTFSLSEYKAMGLIFFAFSIYLASLVNLKISFLLIVYQGIAWTYSAWPMRLKRFAFVSTFVSSVASLMIFFAGYSLVTDSQIFLEIPFQIIILLIIAYTLSIPIKDFKDIEGDKGDEVYTVPVVFGEYWGKIIVASGILLSFLLSVILLNEFRLFWWAIILGGVSFWLVAKMRKSSSESLVNYRNIFWWILGTVSIYGIVLVRIVFL
- a CDS encoding UvrD-helicase domain-containing protein; protein product: MNDILAALNKKQREAVTITDGPILIIAGAGSGKTRTLTHKVAYLIREKKVRPGNILAVTFTNKSAGEMKERIIKLLTEENRVPSKYDLPLVGTFHSICAKILRKEIDKLGYERSFNIIDDHDQMSLMKKMFARLEISKDQFNPRAILEAISKAKNNLADPHQFSLGIGGYFEEVVSRLYSEYQNELKKNNSLDFDDLIMFVVKIFQKFPEVLEKYQNQFHYVLVDEYQDTNHSQYLLVNFLAKKYRNLCVVGDDWQSIYGWRQADINNILDFEKDYSEAKVISLEQNYRSSQVILDAAYGVISQNVFRKDKKLWTEKEGGQLITSYEAGDEVEEADFVAREILKSSGGKYSDFVVLYRTNAQSRILEEIFLKRSIPYKIVGGIKFYQRKEIKDVVSYLRFIKNPKDYLSLERIINEPKRGLGDKTIEKWVAIAKENKLDLLQAGTRLANFNNPILPAGRKDSIIKKIPDSKLEDISKFCEFIGRMRETMDRIDLTDFIQKVFSESGYEKYLQDGTMEGEMRWENVKELITVAQKYDKEEISNGQKLEEFLEEVALATDADKGEEVKDSVYLMTLHSAKGLEFSTVFIVGLEEGIIPHSRSMLSQIEMEEERRLMYVGITRAKEKAYLCFTRQRNIFGSTQINPPSRFLSEIPEHLLDNHESRIMNYDSDFEKNKKSIAHDSEFIIQKFKDGEHVHHPDFGDGVVISIQGDIITVAFKKNGIKKLALKFAPLKKI
- the lgt gene encoding prolipoprotein diacylglyceryl transferase, which produces MFSFYQHLPELVNPIAFLIGNFSVRWYSLMYLAGFCVVYGLLMYRVRKDERLSKIFNFQFSIFNKIPNTEYRIPYSIIIDFLLYSFIGLIAGGRLGYVLFYNLGWYIKNPLTIISPFDSSGNFIGIFGMSYFGGLIGIIIATIIFCRKNEINFWRWADFVVPAIPAGYFFGRIGNFLNGELYGKAANSFLGMYFGDGILRHPTQLYEALLEGLLLFVILWFLRNKTKFSGTLFLLYIAGYGMVRFFVEFLREPENDFIFGMTRGQVLAFFAIITAGIAYAYGAKKHSYKEI
- a CDS encoding G5 domain-containing protein, which gives rise to MVKTKKIIIFFLLLLLGFVFYKLVSFKNTSYSGDFKSKNKKITINDDGFEYRLNNVDQETIDELLGDKKIIINNGDFIFPERVKKIYSGSKIIIKKNKDVSILADGKTIKGNTFGNIVAMALWDNDVKLGEDDFTIPATSAPIKDDAKIEVVRVDIKEEIVKKDVDFEKQATEDDKLGWRIKKVSQKGVKGIDEYKYKVVSHNGKEISRKLLSKERTKDPTPEISVQGTYMKLGKGSSGQGTWYAWKGGMFAASTTIPRGGYAKVTNTENGKTVAVQINDYGPQGKGRIIDLDKVAFEKIASLGAGVIGVKVEQILN